The DNA window TTTGGAGCCGAAAATGATTTAACTGTTACTTTGtatcttgttaaaaaaaaaaaaaaaaaaaaatttaaccattacatttttcaaactctcattttctttcatttctctgCAGCGAATAACGATAGCCGAAATTCAAGAAGATGCATGGTTCAAGAAGGGCTACACACCTGCTCAATTTGAAGTGGAAGAGGATATAACTCTCGATGATGTAGATGCCGCTTTTAGCAGCTCGAGGGTGAGAATTTTATTACTAAACAATGTCATTGAGCCACAGATTAATGTAGTGAAAGTGAGAGTCCAGATGCCCTCATTACTGGGATTATCAATATGTTTTGAAGCATGTGGTTGACTCACTCGAAGAATTAGCAGACcagaaaatatttgataagaaacaaaaccaCTAGGTTAAAGTATTcgtataattaaatttatcctACCTATCTGCCTAAACTTCTTGGTTAAATGGTGATTTAATATGGAGTCTTATTCACatttcctccccaactaatatTGATTTCTACTTGTTAGGCCATCTACAAATTTTCAAGCCCACGAGTGAGAGGGGAGTGTTAAagttttgatataattaaattcatcatACCCATGAGTTTAATCTTTTGAGTTGATGGGTGATTTTAACACACTTATATCAAAATCCTTCCCTAAATAAAGTCAGTTcataatatttcttaaatctcctgtttttcttctccatgCACACTTGATTTAATCATATAAAGACTAAAGTTTCTTCTAAGTTgttactttcaaatttttattccaGGAACATCTTGTgacagaaagaaaagagaagccAATGTCCATGAACGCTTTTGAGCTCATCTCTAGGTCACCTGGTTTCAGTCTTGAAAATCTATTTGAGAAGCAGAAGGTACTTATATAGtagtatttataataattctaCGGTTAGTGAATCTGTACAAgatacattttcattttgaactcTGATGTCAAATTTCACCTTAATTCTACCTAGCTACAACTTGTAAGCCAAATTTTTGCTGATGAAATGATAATATTGCAATAAATGAGCTGAGGATATCCTATTTCTTGTGAGGGGTATGTGCACCTTAGATTGGTTTGATGACTAATTAATTCTTTGGAGGACATCAattcttttgatttatttttatttttatttttatttttagactgttacaaagaGAGAAACCCGTTTTACTTCGCAAAGTCCTGCAAATGAGATCATGTCGAAGATTGAAGAAACGGCGAAACCGATGGGGTTCAATGTACGAAAACGGGACTACAAGGTAACCCTATATTGACAACATGTGTAAGATTTTTATGTTTCTGAGATGAGTTTTGTTAGAACTCTTGTAATGAGGTTTGATGCCACTGCAGATGAAGTTACAAGGTGACAAGACTGGGAGGAAAGGACACCTCTCCATAGCTACTGAGGTatagaagaaaatattattactgcTTAACATTATTAACCAATCTCAAACATCAAACTCACTTCAATACGATGCGAAAAGACGAGCTTCTAGGGAGTCTTCGTTCAGAATTGCCACCAATAGAGCTTTATTTGAAGTTCTATGGCTTCCTGTCAACATCTGATCTGATGCCAAACATTTTTGCCATTTGAACTCCAGGTGTTTGAGGTGGCACCTTCCTTGCATATGGTGGAGCTTCGGAAGACGAGTGGCGATACGCTCGAGTTTCACAAGGCATGTCAATCAGTATTCTTAGTTGAAATTGGAAAGTAAACACATAATTTCAAAGCTAAATTATACAAATGCTGTTTACTAATGTGCTTTTGGATTTGCATACGACAGTTCTACAAAAGTTTCTCTTCAGGATTGAAAGACATTGTGTGGAGAACTGATGAAAATACTGTTGAAGGGAGCTGAtctttctctctatctctctctctctctctctctcctcataACGCCGTTTTGAAGTTGATTCTTGAGATGCATTGCAGGTATCTCCTGTCGTCCAATCACCAACGTCGAAAAGAGAGGACTACATATTATAGAAGCCTAAGGAAATCTgtactttttttcttgtttctcaaGAACTCGTTGAACACAGTAATTGTACAAATAATCAAAGTTTCTGTAATAAAAGATTTGATTTAACACtagttttgcttttgcttttgcttctgCTTTCATCATCTGTTGGGTACATTTAGAGTATTAAGACTCAAAACAGAGCATGACTTGTAATTGATATGTACTTTGAGGTGGAAGTTTCAAATACCCATAtcactctattttttttaatttataaaaaagagCTCTAAATGCTTCCCATATATAAGCctatttcttcaaataaaaataatcacaATTTATGCTTTAGTACACTCAATCATAAgtaagaatttcaaatttacaatgagaaaaaatattagtatttCGAATTTACAAGCAAGGtaggggagagagagagagagagagagagagagagagagagagcccCTAAACCGAAAAAAGTAAGCTTGGGCTCTGCCCTCTCTCTGTTCTGAGTGTCTGTGATTGGATAAACTAAACCCAAAAGAAAGGACTTGTTTTAAAGTCAATGGTCCCTTCTTGTTTGAGACATAATGAAATAAGCACACGATAACAATATCATCAACTAATAGTAATAGCATCCTTCCAAaacaaactttatttttcaataaagttaacACGAAACCGATAAGAGTAATATTGAGTAAGAAAAAggtttaaattattcattcatatctacaaacaaaagaaaagaaaagaaaagaaaagaaaagaaaaagagctaCATGGAATGGAAGTGACTCGGAGATGGAATTCCTTTTAGCGTGGAGCTAGATGTTTCCAACCCAAATAAGGCTGCCTACATACCCACAAGAGTGTGCACTGCGGAGAGAGGTGTCATTTAAGAAGATATGCAAATAAATATCTAACTACCACTCCCAAAACCACtacaatttgaaaatgatttctCCATTTATTAAGTTCCTTATTAGATATGTCTCTCTCCAACTTACCTGCAGAGGTGTATGGTTGTTGACCTATCTCACCGTTCTTGGAACTACTCCCATTTATTTGAGAACCACAcctcctccttccttccttccttcctttcaCTTCTCTGCTATTCATATATATCTACTCTTGCTTGGTGCCGCCAAGTGCCAAACCCTCTCTGCCTCTCTAcctctttcccttttttttttctctgtgtTTCGCACCACCCAACCAGCTGGTAGTTTGAAAGAGGTGAAAGTCTTTGCCTTCATTAATTTCTGCCTCTATCCCTCTTCTTCTCTGAACTTCCTTCTCCTTGGATCTATATAAGCCTAAGATTTCAGAGAGTGCTGCACAAAAACTAAGACTATATCACAGAGAAATTAGCAAGACAGATAATATGAATAGCATTGAGATGGATGCAGAGAGACTAACGGCAGAAATGGAACTTAAGGACTCCTCTTCCATCATCATCAGAATCCGGCAACGCTTGCCGGACTTTCTGCAGTCAGTCAAGCTCAAATATGTCAAATTAGGATACGGGTACTCATGCAACTCTGCCACTACTCTTATGTTTCTAGTCATTTTGCCGCTGTTTATTTCCATTGCCATTCAGCTTTCCGGCTTCAAACTCTTCCGGGTGTCTGACTTATTGCCCACCACAAGATTTCAACATGGGATTGATGCAACTACGGCCGTAGCCGGTTGTCTCTCGATACTTCTCCTTGCCCTCTATTGTTCCAAGCGATCCACACCGGTTTATCTGGTAGAGTTTGCCTGTCACAAACCAGAGGATGCGAGGAAGGTGTCGGTGGACAGCTTCCTGGAGATGAGTGTAGAGAGCGGAGGCTTTCAAGAGGATGACCTTAAGTTCATGTCGAAAGTAGCAAAACGAGCCGGTCTTGGCGACGAAACCTACTTGTCGAGAGGAATTACTTCTCGGCCGCCGAATTTGTGTCTCGACGAAGCACGCTTCGAAGCAGAGACTGTAATGTTCGGCGCACTCGATGCTTTGTTCGAGAAAACCGGCTTGGACCCGAGTGAAATAGGAATTCTAATCGTCAATTGCAGCTTATTCAACCCCATACCATCACTATCCGCCATGATAGTGAACCACTACAAGCTTCGAACCGACATTAAGAGCTATAATCTCAGTGGAATGGGGTGCAGCGCAAGCCCTATCTCGATTACACTCGCTAAGGACCTTCTCAATGCAAACCCTAATACTTATGCTGTCGTTGTGAGCACCGAAAATATAACCCTAAATTGGTACTTTGGCAGCGATCGGTCGATGCTGATCAGCAATTGTCTGTTTCGGATGGGAGGAGCCGCTGTGCTGTTATCGAACAAGCACAGCGATCGATCCCGGTCAAAGTACGAGTTGATTCACACGATTCGAACACACAAAGGAGCTGACGACGAGAGCTATAATTGCGTTTATCAGAGAGAGGACGAGGAGGGGAAAATTGGAGTTTCACTGGCGCGCGAATTAATGGCGGTAGCAAGTGAAACATTAAAGACCAATATTACGACTCTAGGTCCTTTGGTACTACCATTTTCAGAGCAATTCGCGTTCTTCGTCTGTATGGTGAAAAAGAAAGTGCTGAAAGCAAAAGTGAAACCGTACGTACCAAATTTTAAGCTCGCATTCGAGCATTTCTGCTTCCATGCCGGCGGAAGAGCAGTGCTGGACGCTATGCAGAAGAACCTCCAACTGAATGAGTGGCACATGGAACCCTCGAGGATGACGCTGTACCGATTCGGGAACACATCGAGTAGCTCGTTGTGGTACGAATTAGCATATACAGAAGCAAAGAACCGGGTGTCGAAAGGCCACCGGATCTGGCAGGTGGCTTTCGGTGCTGGATTCAAGTGTAACAGCGCAGTTTGGAAGGCGCTGAGAGAAATTCCGGCGGCCGAGTGCGACCGAGTTAACCCATGGATCGACTCAATTGACGAATTTCCGAGGAAGGTCCTTGTTGAATAATGAAGATAGTGCGAATAAAGGCACGTGGGAGATTATGAGCGCTTGTGGGTCCTCtcttttaatgaaataaaaactgtctattttattattataattatttttttatcattttaaatctctttatttattcctCCTTTCAGGGAAACGTGAAGAAAGTGTGTGAATAAAAGTTAAGTTAAAACTTtgttgaaaaatcaaaatattataaactattttcacattttaggattaatttcaaattcaaatgtttcccatttcttttaagctttcaaattataatatttcatcatttacaatttcatataattttaatgaaagttgtagactccattttttattgtctcgattaaattactaattaattAGCTAAGGATATATTACTTATAGTTAATTAGTTGGTTAGGATTAGacataataaaaagataacttgattcattttcattaattttttttatttattaagactAGTTTTAATTAACCtagttaataatatataacaataaatcaaatttaaatcctaattaataataacaagCTATAAGTAATAAACTTATTCAACATTCTATTgtaataactattttatataaattcttttgaattactttttttattatctcaTTAATAATTGATGACGATtctacaaatttataaaagtatcttatttaaaataagttaCTCATCCtatactatatttaatttttgaaataaaacaatttaattattataccaagtatttaaaattaaaattttgattactaaataaattaaaatggttggacgtatgaaattttgatattctttCATATCACACGAAACAGATATTTAATTCTACTTATTATATTCtcatatatcatattttcaaatattttatttttagacatcttaaacaaaactttccgtaacattttaaatttgaatttaaaaatttgaaactttatcttatataaattttgttttatacaGTGATGTGCCAATTTGTGATTTATGACATCACAGGTGGCAAAACATAGGTCCCCATGCGTGGAAAATCCCACAACATTATTTGATGTGAGATCATAATGAttacataataaaaaagaaaaaagtgacTTTATAGATGGTacttcatatttattaaaaactattaatacttttttaaattgagaaatagaattgaattgagaaatattattattattaggaatgagaaatagaattgagatGAAAGATGTATATTCTTTATTGATATTCATAACCTTTAAATCGAATACAAGCTATGGGCCTaccaataaagaaaatataaattaattaaatattgagaataaaataaaatatactataaatcaaatgataaatgatagaatattaagatataatatctaagatatatttcataaccAATATATTATCCAAACATTATATCTCAACcgttatatttaaatacacTTTTAATCTTCGTCATAATTCTTCTAGTTTGTTGCAAGGAACTaacttattttgaaaaaatgattATAGAATTATAGGCGAAAACTATAGCTATGATGTtgtattaatataaaaaattaaagttctAATAACCATAAACTAACTCTACCCACCGCATAAATATATAGTGTgacatatatgtatatatgtatatatatatatagtcgtGGGACTAACTCAATAAAGTAGTTAAAGTCAAGGAAAATCCTATTAATAAGGCAACTACCCATtaaatatggttttttttttttttaaaaaaaaaaaaagtgtaaaagAAAGTCATTAGTTTGGCAGCCAACCAAAATAGAATTGAATTTCATGCTTTATTTGAAACctatttataaattgaattttaatttcaaatttcaacccTATGAACCATAAAACTATTGTAGTTAcctaaacaaatattaattacttcATAACTtgttttatgttaattttataaaatactttaaaaaaacataacccGAGTTGCTTAACAAACAGAATCCTTGTTATTTATGAGTTGAGTTGAATATACAGTATCAAGTTCAAAAGAAGACCAAGAAGAATGGGTGAGAGAGCAATTGCTTTGGTGCACATAATTTTCCAAAAGCTAATAATAAGAATTGCCTTCAATTTGTTATTTCCTGTGATTTAGCCTAATGCTTCAATCACACCATTAGGCTAAATCACTAATAGGGTCGATACCTTCTGCCACGGTTGGTTTCATCACCACTACTGCTACCTCCCGAACGACCTGCCGGTCCACCTGAGCCATTGCTCCTCTCACTTCTTCGAGGTCGAGACGGTGGCATTGGTACTCCGGGTTGCTGACTGCATTCACAGGTGACAATATACAATCTACTTATCTTATATACTTATATAGAAATGGATTTGAAGTCGAGCGAAATCTTACAGGACATAACCAATTCGACCATCTGGTAAAACCATCGGTACCATCTGCATTCCCGCTGGCATTGGCCCCCTACCATAAATCACTGGCTGTTCATGCAAGCAAATCCATGAGATTAATGTggaattcttttctttattaaaagcCTTCTAGGTAAGAAAGTACCTGATGGAAGCCAGCAGTAACACCATACCCACCTAAGGAACCATATGGGTTTCCGCCATAACCACCGTATCCACCGTGAAGAATATGGTTGGGATTACCTCCAGATATGTGGGAATAGGCCCCATCTGATTTTTTATCACTTTGAGGCTTAGCAAGGACAACCTCCAACAGTTGGCCTGCAGATAAAATCCCTGAACATTATTCTTTGggttggaagaaaaaagttaAGACAAAGCATCTCTGGATCCCTTCTATCatccttttttcctttatagaAACAACGTCATATACAACTGATATGTTTAGACAACTTGAAATGTTGAAGACTTGTACTAAATGAAATTCCATGCATATGTTGGACACATCGTCCATTTCAGTAAACAGAGAGAAAACACTGCAAAGAGAGCtatgaaaaaaacaaagagtgGGCCACCGGCCAACTTCTGTCTGCAGCCTAATTTGAATATGTTCAACGTTTTTCTGTTAAGAAAAGGGGATATGATTGTGCATTTGAGATTTCAACTGTAAATCTCTGAagatataaaaacaaaaccttCAATTTCATATTTCTCTGTCTCTTTAACAGCCTTCAATGCACTTGACCTCTCAGCATAATGGATGAATGCAAAATCCCGTTTGCTACTCCCAGCTTTGCCAGGTGGCATATTCACTTTTGTCACTTCCCCATGCTGCTGAAACAGTTCTTTCAATTGCTCAGTAGTAGTATTCTCAGGTATGTTTTTGACATAAAGAGCCTTCACCTGCGATCCATAATGTAGTAGAACTAAGAATTGTTATGTCAATGCCAAAACATAACAATTCTTAATAGCTTTCACCAACAACGATGCAGTATTCAAACTACCATGCGCTTTTAGATATCTTCctgtaaatttgaaaactaaattcaaaGTATAATTCAATTCCTTCAAATACATCTTAATACACAGGCATAAGAGAACTGACGACAACCAATTCAAATGTTTCAGAGATAGAAACGATTGGTAACACAATCAATTCTTACATGCTCACCAAGGAGATGCACTCAGTGTTGTtggctagagagaggtttcaaGAAGACAAGCCAAAAAATTTAGTATCCGTCATTCATCGCTAAATAGATTCTCATTTCCATTACACAGGCTTTTGAAAAGAATGCACCGAACCCCAAACATCAGTGTTAGACCTTAATATCAATAAGCATACGGGTAGTACAATGGTTTGTCAAAAATGATAGTTAGACTTCGTTGAAGTTTGTCAGTGGCCAGCAGAGGATCGGTGGGGCGTGGCAGACTACTTTGTCAGAGTTTTGTACTAAGCTTGGCTCAAAGAGGAAGCTACGAAATTAGGTTCCTCGAAACCACCAAGATGACTGTCTTTCTACACACATTTCCTTTCTCAATGTTCCATTGATcaatcaatataatttttttggttaagaTATCTGGTTCCCTTATTTAgttattgaaattgaagaaacaatACAGCACGACACATGAATTTTCTCTGCCCAAGAACCGTTTCAGTTATAACTTTCAACCTTAGTACCACATTTGTCAACCAAATTCTAGTTGATACAAAGGTTCAAGGTGCTTGAAAAATG is part of the Cucurbita pepo subsp. pepo cultivar mu-cu-16 chromosome LG03, ASM280686v2, whole genome shotgun sequence genome and encodes:
- the LOC111790639 gene encoding 3-ketoacyl-CoA synthase 1-like — translated: MNSIEMDAERLTAEMELKDSSSIIIRIRQRLPDFLQSVKLKYVKLGYGYSCNSATTLMFLVILPLFISIAIQLSGFKLFRVSDLLPTTRFQHGIDATTAVAGCLSILLLALYCSKRSTPVYLVEFACHKPEDARKVSVDSFLEMSVESGGFQEDDLKFMSKVAKRAGLGDETYLSRGITSRPPNLCLDEARFEAETVMFGALDALFEKTGLDPSEIGILIVNCSLFNPIPSLSAMIVNHYKLRTDIKSYNLSGMGCSASPISITLAKDLLNANPNTYAVVVSTENITLNWYFGSDRSMLISNCLFRMGGAAVLLSNKHSDRSRSKYELIHTIRTHKGADDESYNCVYQREDEEGKIGVSLARELMAVASETLKTNITTLGPLVLPFSEQFAFFVCMVKKKVLKAKVKPYVPNFKLAFEHFCFHAGGRAVLDAMQKNLQLNEWHMEPSRMTLYRFGNTSSSSLWYELAYTEAKNRVSKGHRIWQVAFGAGFKCNSAVWKALREIPAAECDRVNPWIDSIDEFPRKVLVE